DNA from Tripterygium wilfordii isolate XIE 37 chromosome 15, ASM1340144v1, whole genome shotgun sequence:
CCATATCAGTCAAAATAGGACTACATAAGCACATAGGAAGCAAACAGAAGACAAGCTTTCATCATATCAACAGATCAAGCAAAAAACAACGAACAAACACATGCACATACTACTAACTTGTTATAGTAAAAGCTCTAGTAAACACAGGCCCGCCAGTGACAACAAATACTAACTATAGAGACAACAAATACATAGTGTATAGCGTGTGTTAGACAAACCTGTTTTACTTCGCCATTCCATATGCAATGAGCAGCCAAGAATCCAACGACACAAGGGACAATATACAAGAGTGCAGGCTGAACGAATAtgagcaaaagaacaaagatcaTTACGTCAAATATGGTAAAAAATACAAAGGCTTAGATCGAGTAAGAAAATGACAAAAGGGGATGTATAATCCCATCACCCGGTAACACGAATTTTTACAGGCCCCACTCCAGCAAAATATTCAATTAATCCAACCATCACAGCAGAAGCCCACATATCCATTATGGGACTACAAcagaataaaagaagaaaaaggaagtaCTCACCTGTGCAGCTTGAAACCAGTTCATGACGACAATTGTAAGGACCAACCCGGCTGTGTACCCCAGAAAAGCACTCTTAAAATACTGGCTCTCTTTTCCTCTAGATACATCAAAGCGCAGAGCAAGTGCGACAAAAATACCTGGAATAACAAAATACAGAACAAGTGAATCAACTCTGCACTTGCATACACGCCAAAACACAAGAGACTTCCTAGCTAGCTACAAACTGCAgatcactctttttttttccccatagaaatgaattgaagaaaagtAAGATAACAATGTCATTATATAAATGATACCAATGGATTTTGAAGTGGAAGGATTCATACAAATGACAATGTAGTTAAGTTCATATACAAATCCCTAAAGATGACAGACTGATACTGCAATGCTATTACCGAGGATATTCTTCACTGTTGGTATCTCGATTAGATCAATTTGGTTTATTAAAAAcgtaaaaaagaataaaaactaGTCCAACAAGAaggggaaaggaaaagaaaagacctCTATTTTCTAATTCACACGAGGTAAAGACTCAGTTCCACAGAATGCTAATCACCATCTAGACTTGATAATCAGCACAATAGATATTTCAGCTCGCAGTATTATTGAACTTACCAGGGATTACAATGTCACCGAGTCCAAGCATGGAATATGGTCGAGCAGAATCCGCTGTGGGGAAAAGAAGCTGCAACAATATTGATCGTATACTTCAATCAGAAAACAAAATGCCTATATATTTGAGGAAGTGGTTCTCATAAGAAGCAAATCACACATGACACAAAATATCCATTCATAGATGCAATGGAACTAACCTTTATGGGGGCATCAAATGATTTTGCAACACTAACCATCACTGGAGTGAAGAAAACCCAGAATATATCATATACAAAAAGTCCAGCCTGAAATAGCGAATAATAGAACATCATATAGAGGAAGAAATCGCAGACTGTAGCAAAAAGGCAATAACATGTATGGGCATGGGACTTCCTCACAATAATTGAATAGGCTAACAGAGAGGACAGCTATctacttatttttcttcttaaaaGAGCTTGGCCTACCTCACGATAAAGATGGTATCTACCGATTTTCTACATTGACTGAGAGGATCCAGGAGctagataaacaaataaataacttGGGCATAcatctaaaattaattttgtggcAAATACTGACAGAAGCAATGGAAATGGCCGCATGACACATTGCCCTAGCTCATAATTACATTGTCATTGTTAAGGTCTCCAAGATGATGAAGGTATCCATGGTTGAGGACCACAGTGGCAGAGGCCATTGTTGTCCATTGGCGGGGAGGTTCTCTTATAAGTTTATTCAAAGGTTTACCAAATATAATAAGAAGTCAAGGATATACAGTCAAAGACATTGACCCACCACAATCCATTTTACTTCAACAGCTTTCATGTCCAAAACAAtttcatttcaatttcaattattGCAAAGTTATTTTAATGATTGATTAATGTTTGTACAACTAAATACTATCAAATAGTGAGAGAAGTTTCTAAAAAAGCTTTTTTAAAGAGATTTAGACACTTAAAATGAACATATCCCAACTAGTCTAATGCTTCAAAATTAAATGCACCACAAAGCACCTTCTTACCAATAGAATGGCACCAGTCTTAAAGGATCCAAGAGAAAGCATTTCAATTCCCTGcatgcaaaaaaataaaacccatcaatACAAAGGGTTAAatgaataattatatttttgaaagGATATCTGCAAATAGGAAATTGACAGCTTCAAAAAAGACTCCCAAAGAACCACAGTAACGGAGTCATTGTCAAAAAACACAACTGCTAACCAAACTCTAGAACAAAGTTATGATTGTTAACAAAGGGacataatcaaaacaaaaaaatcgtTCCAAGAAATGCAGTCAAACCTGAATACAGAAAGCTAGGCCTAATGTATTGTTTGCCAACCAGTGCTTCTGGGAAGCATACCATGCACAGAAGAATGTTCCAGGGATTGCAGCAATTATCTGAGATCTTGTGAACTCAATCTCCAAAGCTGAGTGAGAAATTTgcaaataaaattatcattctGATGATAAAGCAAGATATCGTCAACTAGTTCAAGTGAAAAATCATCTGGACCAAAAGTGCTATAACAATGTACACAAGACTCGTCTtgcataataaaaaccatagcCAAC
Protein-coding regions in this window:
- the LOC120016021 gene encoding signal peptide peptidase-like isoform X2; translation: MKVDPNLNVILTACLTVYVGCYRSVKPTPPSETMSNEHAMRFPFVGSAMLLSLFLLFKFLSKDLVNAVLTCYFFVLGIVALSATLLPSIKRFLPKHWNDDAIVWRFPYIRALEIEFTRSQIIAAIPGTFFCAWYASQKHWLANNTLGLAFCIQGIEMLSLGSFKTGAILLAGLFVYDIFWVFFTPVMVSVAKSFDAPIKLLFPTADSARPYSMLGLGDIVIPGIFVALALRFDVSRGKESQYFKSAFLGYTAGLVLTIVVMNWFQAAQPALLYIVPCVVGFLAAHCIWNGEVKQLLEFDESKAAASSSEEVSDAKSSKVE
- the LOC120016021 gene encoding signal peptide peptidase-like isoform X1, with product MKNCERIANFALAGLTLAPLIMKVDPNLNVILTACLTVYVGCYRSVKPTPPSETMSNEHAMRFPFVGSAMLLSLFLLFKFLSKDLVNAVLTCYFFVLGIVALSATLLPSIKRFLPKHWNDDAIVWRFPYIRALEIEFTRSQIIAAIPGTFFCAWYASQKHWLANNTLGLAFCIQGIEMLSLGSFKTGAILLAGLFVYDIFWVFFTPVMVSVAKSFDAPIKLLFPTADSARPYSMLGLGDIVIPGIFVALALRFDVSRGKESQYFKSAFLGYTAGLVLTIVVMNWFQAAQPALLYIVPCVVGFLAAHCIWNGEVKQLLEFDESKAAASSSEEVSDAKSSKVE